The nucleotide sequence TCAAAAAGAGGCGCATGAATTTATCGAGTCGATTCATGGCAAAGAATATACAAAAGAAGCTGAAGCCAAAGCGAGGAAAGAAAAGAAACCGTCAAATGCCCAGGATGCGCATGAAGCTATACGTCCAACAAGTGTATTCAAGGAACCGGGGATGCTAAAAGAATTTTTGTCGCGCGATCAGTTACGGCTATACAAATTGATATGGGAACGTTTCCTTGCCAGTCAAATGTCAGCAGCGGTGATAGATACAGTCAGCGCAGACCTTGTAAACGGCGAGGTGACATTTCGGGCTACCGGTTCGAAAGTGAAATTTCAAGGTTTCATGAAAGTGTATATAGAAGGATCAGATGATGGGCAAGAAGAGAAAGAAAAACAGTTGCCTAACTTGGAAAAAGGGAACAAAGTAATTTCCGAGACCATAGAGCCGAAACAGCACTTTACTCAACCGCCGCCTCGCTATACAGAAGCAAGGCTTGTAAAAACGCTGGAAGAGCTGGGGATTGGTCGGCCGTCCACGTTTGCTCCTACGCTTGACACAATTCAAAAACGCGGCTATGTAGCTCTTGATAATAAGCGCTTTGTACCAACAGAATTAGGCGAAATTGTGCATGAGCTGATGATGGAATTCTTTTCAAATATTATTGATGTCGAATTTACAGCAAAGATGGAAAAAGACTTAGATAATATAGAAGACGGACAAGTAGAATGGGTCGAGGTAATCGATGAATTCTATCAGGGGTTTGAAAAACACTTAGTTAAAGCGGAAGAAGAAATGGAGAAAGTTGAAATTAAGGATGAACCTGCTGGCGAGGATTGTGAAAACTGTGGCAATCCGATGGTATTTAAAATGGGCCGTTATGGAAAGTTTATGGCTTGCAGCAACTTTCCTGATTGCCGGAATACAAAAGCGATTGTAAAGGAAATCGGCGTGAAATGTCCGAAGTGCAAGGAAGGAAATATAATAGAAAGAAAAAGTAAAAAACGCCGTATTTTTTATGGGTGCGATCGCTTTCCAGAATGTGACTTTTTATCATGGGATAAACCAATTGAGCGAAAGTGTCCAAAGTGTGAACAGATGCTTGTTGAAAAGAAACTGAAAAAAGGCGTGCAAATTCAATGTACAGGCTGCGATTATAAGGAAGAAACACAGGTATAAAAGCGGGAATTTCCCGCTTTTTTGCTTGTTTTTGAACATAATACTTTTTTTATGGGAACGTCTGTTGTACAATGCTTTAGGGACATAGATGTACGTACCATTATTTATTCAGGAGGCAAAAAAACAATGGAACCAGTCGTGAATGTGATCGGAGCAGGGTTAGCCGGAAGTGAAGCAGCTTTTCAAATTGCTGAACGGGGCGTGAAAGTACATCTGTATGAAATGCGGCCCGTCAAACAAACACCGGCTCATCATACAGATAAATTCGCTGAGCTCGTTTGCAGCAATTCATTGCGGGCTAACGCACTCACCAATGCTGTCGGCGTGTTGAAAGAAGAAATGAGAGCTTTGCATTCCGTTATTATTTCTGCAGCAGACCATTGTTCTGTTCCAGCAGGAGGAGCCCTTGCCGTTGACCGCCATGAATTTGCCGGTCTAGTGACTGAACGGGTGAAAAATCATCCGAACGTTACGGTCTTTAATGAAGAGATGACAGACATCCCCGAGGGAATTACTGTCATTGCTACCGGACCGTTAACAAGCCAAGCCTTATCGCAAAAGTTGAAGGAACTAACGGGAGAAGATTATTTATACTTTTATGATGCTGCCGCTCCTATTATTGAGAAGGACAGCATAGACATGAGTAAAGCCTATTTAAAGTCCCGTTATGATAAAGGAGAAGCCGCTTATTTAAACTGTCCAATGACAGAAGAAGAATTTGACAGGTTTTATGAAGCGCTGATCTCTGCGGAAACCGTTCCCCTTAAGGAATTTGAAAAAGAGATT is from Bacillus sp. PK3_68 and encodes:
- the topA gene encoding type I DNA topoisomerase; protein product: MSEYLVIVESPAKAKTIERYLGKKYKVKASMGHVRDLPKSQMGVDIENNYEPKYITIRGKGPVLKELKTAAKKAKKIYLAADPDREGEAIAWHLAHSLDLDTSSDCRVVFNEITKDAIKESFKHPRPINTDLVDAQQARRILDRLVGYNISPLLWKKVKKGLSAGRVQSVALRLIIDREKEITQFTPEEYWTIEAQFSKGTDSFSASFYGKGGKKTALKSEEEVKAVLSAIKGNSFEIASVTKKERRRNPAPPFTTSSLQQEAARKLNFRAKKTMMLAQQLYEGIDLGKEGTVGLITYMRTDSTRVSEVAQKEAHEFIESIHGKEYTKEAEAKARKEKKPSNAQDAHEAIRPTSVFKEPGMLKEFLSRDQLRLYKLIWERFLASQMSAAVIDTVSADLVNGEVTFRATGSKVKFQGFMKVYIEGSDDGQEEKEKQLPNLEKGNKVISETIEPKQHFTQPPPRYTEARLVKTLEELGIGRPSTFAPTLDTIQKRGYVALDNKRFVPTELGEIVHELMMEFFSNIIDVEFTAKMEKDLDNIEDGQVEWVEVIDEFYQGFEKHLVKAEEEMEKVEIKDEPAGEDCENCGNPMVFKMGRYGKFMACSNFPDCRNTKAIVKEIGVKCPKCKEGNIIERKSKKRRIFYGCDRFPECDFLSWDKPIERKCPKCEQMLVEKKLKKGVQIQCTGCDYKEETQV
- the trmFO gene encoding FADH(2)-oxidizing methylenetetrahydrofolate--tRNA-(uracil(54)-C(5))-methyltransferase TrmFO → MEPVVNVIGAGLAGSEAAFQIAERGVKVHLYEMRPVKQTPAHHTDKFAELVCSNSLRANALTNAVGVLKEEMRALHSVIISAADHCSVPAGGALAVDRHEFAGLVTERVKNHPNVTVFNEEMTDIPEGITVIATGPLTSQALSQKLKELTGEDYLYFYDAAAPIIEKDSIDMSKAYLKSRYDKGEAAYLNCPMTEEEFDRFYEALISAETVPLKEFEKEIFFEGCMPVEVLAKRGKKTLLFGPMKPVGLEDPRTGKRPHAVVQLRQDDAAGTLYNIVGFQTHLKWGPQKEVLQLIPGLEKAEIVRYGVMHRNTFINSPKVLQPTYQFKERSNLFFAGQMTGVEGYVESAASGLIAGINAARLALGKDPVAVPAETAIGSMAHYITSTNEKNFQPMNANFGLFPDLPVKIRNKKERYEAHAQRALETIQTFVKSL